A window of the Arachis duranensis cultivar V14167 chromosome 5, aradu.V14167.gnm2.J7QH, whole genome shotgun sequence genome harbors these coding sequences:
- the LOC107487214 gene encoding phosphoenolpyruvate carboxykinase (ATP) 1 isoform X1, whose translation MASSGNGNVANGNGTARNGLPAIHTHKKHVNGICHDDSGPTVKAKTIDELHSLQKKKSAPTTPVTGSQTPFATLSEQERQKQQLQSISASLASLTRETGPKVVKGDPAKKSESQVHHDHHHHHHHVATPTIAVSDSALKFTHVLYNLSPAELYEQAIKYEKGSFITSTGALATLSGAKTGRSPRDKRIVKDDVTENELWWGKGSPNIEMDEHTFMVNRERAVDYLNSLDKVFVNDQFLNWDPENKIKVRIVSARAYHSLFMHNMCIRPTPEELENFGTPDFTIYNAGQFPCNRYTHYMTSSTSIDLNLARREMVILGTQYAGEMKKGLFSVMHYLMPKRQILSLHSGCNMGRDGDVALFFGLSGTGKTTLSTDHNRFLIGDDEHCWSDKGVSNIEGGCYAKCIDLCQEKEPDIWNAIRFGTVLENVVFDEHSREVDYSDKSVTENTRASYPIEYIPNAKLPCVGPHPKNVILLACDAFGVLPPVSKLNLAQTMYHFISGYTALVAGTEDGIKEPTATFSACFGAAFIMLHPTKYAAMLAEKMEKHGATGWLVNTGWSGGRYGYGSRIKLPYTRKIIDAIHSGSLLNAEYKKTEIFGFEIPTEVEGVPSEILDPINTVSSFPSTLLTLFFFYLLPMPLNLTICFDLCILQWSDKKAYNETLLKLAGLFKKNFETFTNHKIGKDNKLTEEILAAGPVF comes from the exons ATGGCATCAAGCGGAAATGGAAACGTGGCTAACGGTAACGGGACGGCGAGGAACGGACTTCCGGCGATCCATACCCATAAGAAGCACGTGAACGGGATTTGTCACGACGACAGCGGTCCGACGGTGAAGGCTAAGACGATTGATGAGCTTCACTCTCTTCAGAAGAAGAAATCAGCACCTACCACTCCCGTTACGGGCTCCCAAACTCCCTTTGCCACCCTCTCTGAACAAGAGCGCCAGAAACAGCAACTCCAGTCAATCAG TGCATCATTGGCGTCACTGACGAGAGAAACTGGACCAAAGGTGGTGAAGGGAGACCCAGCTAAGAAGTCAGAATCACAAGTGCACCacgaccaccaccaccaccaccaccatgtTGCTACTCCAACCATCGCTGTTAGCGACAGTGCTCTCAAATTCACCCATGTCCTCTACAATCTCTCCCCAGCTG AATTATATGAACAAGCAATTAAGTATGAGAAAGGATCGTTCATCACTTCCACAGGGGCATTGGCAACACTTTCTGGTGCCAAGACAGGGCGTTCTCCGAGGGACAAGCGCATAGTTAAGGATGATGTTACTGAGAATGAGCTTTGGTGGGGAAA GGGCTCCCCTAACATTGAGATGGACGAGCACACTTTTATGGTGAACAGAGAAAGAGCCGTCGATTACTTGAACTCTCTCGACAAG GTCTTTGTCAATGACCAATTCCTGAATTGGGACCCTGAGAACAAAATCAAAGTGAGGATAGTATCAGCAAGAGCTTATCATTCCTTGTTCATGCACAACAT GTGTATCCGACCCACTCCGGAAGAGCTGGAGAATTTCGGTACTCCGGACTTCACTATATACAATGCTGGACAGTTCCCCTGTAACCGTTACACTCACTACATGACATCCTCCACTAGCATAGACCTTAATCTTGCTAGGAGGGAAATGGTCATCCTCGGCACGCAGTATGCCGGGGAGATGAAGAAGGGCCTGTTCAGTGTCATGCATTATCTCATGCCTAAGCGTCAAATCCTCTCCCTTCACTCTGGATGCAACATGGGAAGAGACGGCGATGTTGCTCTCTTCTTTGGACTCTCAG gtactGGAAAGACCACCCTTTCTACCGATCACAATAGGTTCTTGATTGGAGATGATGAACATTGTTGGAGTGACAAAGGTGTATCCAACATTGAAGGTGGCTGCTATGCCAAATGCATTGATCTCTGCCAGGAGAAAGAGCCTGATATTTGGAATGCAATCAGATTTGGCACAG TCTTGGAAAACGTGGTGTTTGATGAGCATTCCCGAGAGGTTGATTACTCAGACAAATCAGTTACAG AAAATACAAGAGCATCTTATCCTATTGAGTACATTCCAAATGCCAAATTGCCATGTGTTGGTCCTCATCCAAAGAATGTTATACTTTTGGCTTGTGACGCCTTTGGTGTGCTACCACCTGTCAGTAAGCTAAACCTTGCACAGACCATGTACCATTTCATCAGTGGTTACACTGCTTTG GTGGCTGGCACTGAGGATGGTATTAAGGAGCCAACAGCAACTTTCTCAGCTTGTTTTGGTGCTGCTTTCATAATGCTACACCCAACAAAGTATGCTGCAATGCTTGCTGAGAAGATGGAGAAGCACGGCGCTACCGGCTGGCTTGTTAACACCGGTTGGTCTGGTGGGAG GTATGGTTATGGTAGCCGTATCAAGCTACCCTACACAAGAAAAATCATTGATGCTATTCACTCTGGAAGCCTCTTAAATGCTGAGTACAAGAAGACTGAGATTTTTGGGTTTGAGATCCCAACTGAAGTTGAAGGGGTCCCTTCAGAAATTCTTGATCCTATTAACACTGTTAGTAGTTTTCCTTCAACTCTATTaacacttttctttttctatcttttgccAATGCctttaaatttaacaatttgttttgatttatgTATTCTCCAGTGGTCAGACAAAAAGGCCTACAATGAAACACTGTTGAAGCTTGCTGGGTTGTTCAAGAAGAATTTTGAGACATTCACCAATCACAAGATTGGCAAGGACAACAAACTCACTGAAGAGATTCTGGCAGCTGGACCAGTGTTTtga
- the LOC107487214 gene encoding phosphoenolpyruvate carboxykinase (ATP) 1 isoform X2 gives MASSGNGNVANGNGTARNGLPAIHTHKKHVNGICHDDSGPTVKAKTIDELHSLQKKKSAPTTPVTGSQTPFATLSEQERQKQQLQSISASLASLTRETGPKVVKGDPAKKSESQVHHDHHHHHHHVATPTIAVSDSALKFTHVLYNLSPAELYEQAIKYEKGSFITSTGALATLSGAKTGRSPRDKRIVKDDVTENELWWGKGSPNIEMDEHTFMVNRERAVDYLNSLDKVFVNDQFLNWDPENKIKVRIVSARAYHSLFMHNMCIRPTPEELENFGTPDFTIYNAGQFPCNRYTHYMTSSTSIDLNLARREMVILGTQYAGEMKKGLFSVMHYLMPKRQILSLHSGCNMGRDGDVALFFGLSGTGKTTLSTDHNRFLIGDDEHCWSDKGVSNIEGGCYAKCIDLCQEKEPDIWNAIRFGTVLENVVFDEHSREVDYSDKSVTENTRASYPIEYIPNAKLPCVGPHPKNVILLACDAFGVLPPVSKLNLAQTMYHFISGYTALVAGTEDGIKEPTATFSACFGAAFIMLHPTKYAAMLAEKMEKHGATGWLVNTGWSGGRYGYGSRIKLPYTRKIIDAIHSGSLLNAEYKKTEIFGFEIPTEVEGVPSEILDPINTWSDKKAYNETLLKLAGLFKKNFETFTNHKIGKDNKLTEEILAAGPVF, from the exons ATGGCATCAAGCGGAAATGGAAACGTGGCTAACGGTAACGGGACGGCGAGGAACGGACTTCCGGCGATCCATACCCATAAGAAGCACGTGAACGGGATTTGTCACGACGACAGCGGTCCGACGGTGAAGGCTAAGACGATTGATGAGCTTCACTCTCTTCAGAAGAAGAAATCAGCACCTACCACTCCCGTTACGGGCTCCCAAACTCCCTTTGCCACCCTCTCTGAACAAGAGCGCCAGAAACAGCAACTCCAGTCAATCAG TGCATCATTGGCGTCACTGACGAGAGAAACTGGACCAAAGGTGGTGAAGGGAGACCCAGCTAAGAAGTCAGAATCACAAGTGCACCacgaccaccaccaccaccaccaccatgtTGCTACTCCAACCATCGCTGTTAGCGACAGTGCTCTCAAATTCACCCATGTCCTCTACAATCTCTCCCCAGCTG AATTATATGAACAAGCAATTAAGTATGAGAAAGGATCGTTCATCACTTCCACAGGGGCATTGGCAACACTTTCTGGTGCCAAGACAGGGCGTTCTCCGAGGGACAAGCGCATAGTTAAGGATGATGTTACTGAGAATGAGCTTTGGTGGGGAAA GGGCTCCCCTAACATTGAGATGGACGAGCACACTTTTATGGTGAACAGAGAAAGAGCCGTCGATTACTTGAACTCTCTCGACAAG GTCTTTGTCAATGACCAATTCCTGAATTGGGACCCTGAGAACAAAATCAAAGTGAGGATAGTATCAGCAAGAGCTTATCATTCCTTGTTCATGCACAACAT GTGTATCCGACCCACTCCGGAAGAGCTGGAGAATTTCGGTACTCCGGACTTCACTATATACAATGCTGGACAGTTCCCCTGTAACCGTTACACTCACTACATGACATCCTCCACTAGCATAGACCTTAATCTTGCTAGGAGGGAAATGGTCATCCTCGGCACGCAGTATGCCGGGGAGATGAAGAAGGGCCTGTTCAGTGTCATGCATTATCTCATGCCTAAGCGTCAAATCCTCTCCCTTCACTCTGGATGCAACATGGGAAGAGACGGCGATGTTGCTCTCTTCTTTGGACTCTCAG gtactGGAAAGACCACCCTTTCTACCGATCACAATAGGTTCTTGATTGGAGATGATGAACATTGTTGGAGTGACAAAGGTGTATCCAACATTGAAGGTGGCTGCTATGCCAAATGCATTGATCTCTGCCAGGAGAAAGAGCCTGATATTTGGAATGCAATCAGATTTGGCACAG TCTTGGAAAACGTGGTGTTTGATGAGCATTCCCGAGAGGTTGATTACTCAGACAAATCAGTTACAG AAAATACAAGAGCATCTTATCCTATTGAGTACATTCCAAATGCCAAATTGCCATGTGTTGGTCCTCATCCAAAGAATGTTATACTTTTGGCTTGTGACGCCTTTGGTGTGCTACCACCTGTCAGTAAGCTAAACCTTGCACAGACCATGTACCATTTCATCAGTGGTTACACTGCTTTG GTGGCTGGCACTGAGGATGGTATTAAGGAGCCAACAGCAACTTTCTCAGCTTGTTTTGGTGCTGCTTTCATAATGCTACACCCAACAAAGTATGCTGCAATGCTTGCTGAGAAGATGGAGAAGCACGGCGCTACCGGCTGGCTTGTTAACACCGGTTGGTCTGGTGGGAG GTATGGTTATGGTAGCCGTATCAAGCTACCCTACACAAGAAAAATCATTGATGCTATTCACTCTGGAAGCCTCTTAAATGCTGAGTACAAGAAGACTGAGATTTTTGGGTTTGAGATCCCAACTGAAGTTGAAGGGGTCCCTTCAGAAATTCTTGATCCTATTAACACT TGGTCAGACAAAAAGGCCTACAATGAAACACTGTTGAAGCTTGCTGGGTTGTTCAAGAAGAATTTTGAGACATTCACCAATCACAAGATTGGCAAGGACAACAAACTCACTGAAGAGATTCTGGCAGCTGGACCAGTGTTTtga
- the LOC107487215 gene encoding protein SPT2, translating to MRGYDRDEYDDYEGYDDYEDEGGEEYEEEGEEAEYEEERPKPTKEEMEYLELRQKLKESIRKKMKKESSTSLSDSNSRKKLPYDNYGSFFGPSQPVISQRVIEESKSLIGNPDLAARISKAAHVNKNTNKASNGSVKSSTHSQMPKASEKQVKAQKLKVIRDYSFLMSDDAELPAPTKVSPSQNTSIRNNEGRPAQLAGRNKQLVANGGGKHVRSSGEERRAVPGGNRLPPKPDLNHKLSSASKPIRKAPEDSRKQLGSNSGNGPGRPVGPKGLPPKVPASTMGNKSSAPVMKKPVNDMHRPVNGTHRPVNSMQRPVNSMQRPVNGTQKSLPSKVHSSVRQNVDPRRDPREQNRPKLLPKQPVASTKTQINKPLKPNPKHSDPRDHRPKNKGVKRHSDDMEDEVDVRSMIRSMFNYNPNRFVDDDDDDDMEAGFDEIMQEERKSALIARKEDEEQLKLIEAEEERERRRKLAKLKKRRVGE from the exons ATGCGGGGTTATGACAGAGAT GAGTATGATGATTACGAAGGTTATGATGATTATGAGGATGAGGGAGGTGAAGAGTAcgaagaggaaggagaggaggcagaatatgaagaggAAAGACCTAAGCCAACAAAGGAAGAAATGGAGTACCTTGAGTTGAGGCAGAAGCTGAAAGAATCAATtagaaagaagatgaagaaggagAGTAGTACCTCCCTCTCCGATTCTAATTCCAGGAAGAAACTTCCTTATGATAA TTATGGATCCTTCTTTGGCCCTTCTCAACCTGTTATTTCACAGAGAGTAATTGAAGAGAGCAAGTCATTGATAGGAAACCCGGATTTGGCAGCCAGGATTTCTAAAGCCGCTCATGTG AATAAGAACACAAATAAAGCATCTAATGGAAGTGTAAAGTCTTCGACTCATAGTCAGATGCCCAAAGCAAGCGAG AAGCAAGTTAAAGCCCAAAAACTCAAAGTTATTAGAGACTACTCATTCCTTATGTCTGATGATGCTGAACTTCCAGCTCCTACAAAAGTGTCACCATCTCAGAATACATCTATACGCAATAATG AGGGAAGACCAGCTCAACTTGCTGGAAGGAATAAGCAACTTGTTGCCAATGGTGGTGGCAAGCATGTTCGTAGCAGTGGTGAGGAAAGGAGAGCAGTTCCTGGAGGGAATCGATTGCCTCCCAAACCAGACTTGAATCATAAGTTAAGTTCTGCCAGTAAGCCAATCAGAAAGGCACCAGAAGATTCTAGAAAACAGCTTGGTAGTAATAGTGGAAATGGACCAGGTCGGCCAGTGGGACCAAAAGGGTTGCCTCCAAAGGTGCCTGCTAGTACCATGGGGAATAAATCTTCAGCACCTGTTATGAAAAAACCTGTGAACGACATGCATAGACCTGTTAATGGCACACATAGACCTGTCAACAGTATGCAAAGACCTGTCAACAGCATGCAAAGACCTGTCAATGGCACGCAGAAATCACTCCCTTCTAAGGTTCATTCATCTGTTAGGCAAAATGTGGATCCAAGAAGAGACCCGCGTGAACAGAATAGACCGAAGCTGTTACCAAAACAACCAGTGGCATCAACAAAAACTCAG ATAAATAAACCACTTAAACCAAATCCAAAGCATTCTGATCCACGGGATCACCGCCCCAAGAATAAGGGTGTGAAGAGACACTCCGATGATATGGAGGATGAGGTGGATGTTAGATCAATGATCAGATCAATGTTCAA TTACAACCCCAACAGATTTGTTGATgacgatgacgatgatgatATGGAGGCAGGATTTGATGAAATCATGCAAGAGGAAAGGAAAAG TGCCTTGATAGCCAGAAAAGAAGATGAGGAACAACTTAAGTTGATAGAAGCGGAGGAGGAAAGAGAGCGAAGAAGAAAATTGGCCAAGTTGAAGAAGCGAAGGGTTGGTGAATAG